A region from the Lolium perenne isolate Kyuss_39 chromosome 4, Kyuss_2.0, whole genome shotgun sequence genome encodes:
- the LOC127292227 gene encoding WUSCHEL-related homeobox 8-like: MNRDKGKACASTTPAEVSGGAWEVPGYVVVMTDEQVEVLRKQISIYATICEQLLEMHHALTAHQGSIAGVRSGGNLYRDPPVIHGDKKFTARQRWQPTQMQLHILESIFGQGNGALPGRQKIQDITAELSQHGQVAETNVYNWFQNRRARAKRNLKRKQAASPLNNGESEAQARSSSN; this comes from the exons ATGAATCGGGACAAGGGCAAGGCCTGCGCCTCCACCACGCCGGCGGAGGTGAGCGGCGGCGCATGGGAGGTGCCGGGGTACGTCGTGGTGATGACGGACGAGCAGGTGGAGGTGCTCCGGAAGCAGATCTCAATCTACGCAACCATCTGCGAGCAGCTCCTCGAGATGCACCACGCGCTCACCGCGCACCAGGGCTCCATTGCAG GCGTGAGGTCCGGTGGTAATCTGTACCGTGATCCTCCGGTGATTCATGGAGATAAGAAGTTCACCGCGAGGCAGCGATGGCAGCCGACCCAGATGCAGCTGCATATCCTCGAGAGCATTTTCGGCCAAGGAAATGGGGCGCTACCAGGCAGGCAGAAGATACAAGACATCACGGCGGAGCTCTCGCAGCACGGCCAGGTCGCGGAGACCAATGTCTACAACTGGTTTCAGAACCGACGTGCGCGTGCCAAGCGCAATCTGAAGCGCAAGCAGGCAGCATCGCCGCTAAATAACGGTGAATCTGAAGCTCAGGCAC
- the LOC127292226 gene encoding uncharacterized protein, whose product MAFLQKLGSIAKRSAGSGSSLLQAVRCMSSSKVFIGGISYGTDEQSLGEAFSSYGQVIEAKVIMDRETGRSRGFGFVTYTSAEEAGAAITGMDGKDLQGRIVRVSYAHDRGSRAGGFGGGGGFGGGGGGYGGSGGGGYGGGGYSGGGGYGGGGYASGGGGGYNGGNYGPPQGGQGGYGDAGYTGGGGGYNAAPGNYGGDGLNQGGGAPAAAFGDGNYGADNDASAGKLDDLLSDLKFDVSGKEDVAVDAKTSDGQDDLLDDDFKAEDVAEDDYANKRS is encoded by the exons ATGGCGTTCCTCCAGAAGCTCGGGAGTATCGCCAAGCGATCCGCGGGTTCCGGCTCGTCGCTGCTCCAGGCCGTCCGCTGCATGTCCTCCTCCAAGGTCTTCATCGGAG GCATCTCGTACGGCACGGATGAGCAGAGCCTCGGGGAGGCGTTCTCTAGCTACGGCCAAGTCATTGAAG CCAAGGTAATCATGGACCGCGAAACTGGAAGGTCAAGGGGGTTCGGTTTTGTGACCTACACTTCGGCAGAGGAGGCCGGGGCTGCCATTACTGGAATGGATGGGAAG GATCTGCAGGGTCGGATAGTGAGGGTGAGCTATGCTCATGACCGTGGTAGTCGTGCTGGTggctttggtggtggtggtggctttggcggcggcggtggtggataTGGCGGCAGCGGCGGTGGTGGTTACGGTGGAGGAGGCTACAGTGGAGGTGGTGGATACGGTGGAGGAGGCTATGcaagtggtggtggcggcggataCAATGGTGGGAACTATGGCCCCCCTCAAGGTGGGCAAGGTGGCTATGGCGATGCTGGTTAcacaggtggtggtggtggatacAATGCTGCTCCTGGCAACTATGGCGGTGATGGCCTGAATCAAGGGGGTGGAGCACCTGCTGCTGCATTTGGAGATGGAAACTACGGCGCAGACAATGATGCCTCTGCTGGGAAGCTTGATGACCTGCTAAGTGATCTCAAATTCGATGTTTCTGGCAAGGAGGATGTTGCTGTGGATGCGAAGACCAGTGACGGCCAGGATGACTTGCTTGATGACGATTTCAAGGCTGAAGATGTGGCTGAGGATGACTACGCGAACAAGAGAAGCTGA